The window TTGCGAAGCGTGCGCCGCACCTGTTCGCCGATCTGCTGCAGCACGAGCCTTGCTTGCGGAAGCACAGTGCCCATGGCGTGGAAATTATGAATCATGCCGTCGTGACAGACGTGCTCGACGGCAACGCCCGCAGCCACGAGTTTTGTCGCATAGGCGTTGCCTTCGTCCCGCATCGGGTCGAATTCGGCGGTATGGATAATGGCCGCCGGAAGCCCGGTTAATTTTGTCGCGCGGAGCGGTGAAATCCGGGGGTCGGCGAGCTCCGCCCCTTCCGGCAGATAGTCGGCGAGATCCGCTTCCAGCGTGGCGCGGTCGAGCAGATGATTTTCGGCGAAGGCTTCGCGGGAGGGCGAAATGTCCTCGAAATCGAGCACCGGACAGATCAGGCATTGCGCCGAGATCGCAGGCCCCCCGTTGCGCACGCTCTCCTGGCAAACCACCGCGGCCAACGTGGCGCCGGCGGAATCGCCGCCCACCACGAGTCTTGTCGCGTCGATGCCGAGAGAGGCGGCATGCGCGGAAACCCATCGCGTAGCGGCGATCGCATCCTCGATCGCGGCTGGAAATTTGTGTTCCGGCGCGAGCCGGTAATCGACCGATATCAGGTGGCAGCCGGTGGTTTGCGCCAGCGCCGCGCAAACGCGGTCATGGGTCGCGATACTGCCGGCCACCATGCCGCCGCCGTGGAAGAACACAAAACCCGGCGCGTATTCGCTGGCATTATCGGCGGGCGCATAAAGCCGGTAAGGCAGATCGCCTGCCGGGCCCGGCAACACGCCGTCGATCCCGGTGACCTCAGCCACGTCGGCGCGCGCGAACTGCATCAGTTTTGCCAGCGCCTGACGGCGGTCGTTTGCGCTGGGCCGCGACCGTTCCGCGGGCGAAGCCGCCGCCATCATGGTGAGAAAGCGTTTTGCCAGGGGGTCGAGGGGCATGTCGGCTCTTCCTTAAGGCAACAAGTGTCGATCAATCATGAATCCATGGCTATCGCAGTGCCGTCCCGCAAGGGAATCCTTAGGAAATTCGGACAATAGTGGTTCCCCGAGAGCGGTGCCGCCGCGCCGCAAGCCGTTGAGTGGCAGCATGGTTGAGATGACAAAGCCGGTTACGTTTTCGCAGACCTGGACCTTCTTCGAGGGCGCCTGGCACGAAGGCAATGTTCCGATCATGGGGCCGCGCACGCATGCGGCGTGGCTCGGTTCGACCGTGTTCGACGGCGCGCGCGCGTTCGAGGGCGTGGCGCCGGATCTTGCGGCGCATTGCGCCCGCGTCAACCAATCCGCGGTCAATTTCAAACTTAAGCCCGTCGTCGATACCGACACCTGGCTTGGGCTGGCGCGCGAAGGCATCGCGCGTTTCGAAAAAAATGCCGAGCTCTATATCCGGCCGATGTACTGGGCGCAGAACGGCAGCGGCGGCGGCGTGCTGTTCGATCCGGAAACCACCAACTGGTGCTTGAGCCTCTATATCGCGCCGATGCCGCAGCCTGTCGGCAGCGCCATCACGCTGTCGCCGTTCCGGCGGCCGACCATGGAAAACGCGCCGGTCGATTGCAAGGCGGCGTGTCTTTACCCTAACAATTCGCGCGCGCTGATCGAGGCGCAGTCGCGCGGCTTCAATAATTGCCTGATGCTCGACATGCTAGGCAATGTCGCGGAGTTCGGCAATTCCAACGTGTTCATGGCGCGGGATGGCGTGGTTTATACGCCGGCGCCGAACGGCACCTTTCTCAACGGCATCACCCGCCAGCGGGTGATCGACCTGTTGCGCGGCGACGGCGCGACGGTGGTCGAGGCGACGCTAAAATATTCCGACTTCGAGCGCGCCGACGAGATTTTCTCCAGCGGCAATTTTGCCAAGGTCGCGCCGGTCATCCGGATCGATTATCGCGATTTGCAGCCCGGCCCGTTCTATCGCCGGGCGCGCAAACTGTATTGGGAATTCGCCCACGCCGCCTAGAGCTGGATGAGTTTAGGTTGAGACGGTAGTGGGCGATCGATCACTTCTCCCTCTCCCCGCTCTTCGCGGGGAGAGGGTTGGGGTGAGGGGCTGCATCCGCAAATTCGGAAGATGAAGAGTGCGCGGTGAGTCCCCCTCACCCGGATCGCATCTGCGATGCGATCTGACCTCTCCCCGCAAGCGGGGCGAGGTGAGCCGGACTCGTACGCTGATTCAGGTCAACACCATCATGCTCTAGGACTACGCGCCCTGCAGCGCGCGCTCGCGGATACCTGACAGGGTCGCCGCCGGCAGGATCGCATCCGAATCGATCTTGAGATGGATGATCGACGGTAGCCCCGATTGCCTCGCCGCCTCGAACGCCGCCGGAAAATCCGCGGTCTTGTTCACCACCGCGCCAAAGCCGCCGAAGGCGCGCGCATAGGCGTCAAAATCCGGATTGTGCAGTTCGGTGGCGCAGACCCTGCCCGGGAATTCGCGCTCCTGATGCATGCGGATGGTGCCGTACATGCCGTTATCGCAGATGATGACGATGATCGGCAGCCGATACTGCACGGCGATGGCAAATTCCTGGCCGCTCATCAGGAAATCGCCGTCGCCATTGACGGAGAGAACCAGCCGGTTGGGATGAAGCCGCTGCATCGCGATCGCGGCCGGCATGCCATAGCCCATCGACGCCGAGGTCGGCGCGACATGGGTCATGAACTCTCGGAACCGGTAGAAGCGATGGATCCAGGAGGCGTAATTGCCGGCGCCGTTGCACAGGATGGTATCGGTCGGCACGTGATTGCGCAGCCAGATCATGATCTCGCCGAGATTGACGTCGCCGGGCTGCGGCGTCGCGGTCCCGGTCCAGGCACGATAATCGGCGTGCGCAATGTCCGCGCTCTCGCGCCACGCGGGCTTCGGCGCAATCGCGAGATGCTTGAGTGCTGCGACAAAGCGGTTCGGGGAAGCGTGGATTGCCAGATGCGGCCGGTAGACCTGGCCGATCTCCTCCGCGCCGGGATGGATGTGGACGAGCTTTGTCTGCGGCGACGGTGAGGAAAGCAGCGAATAACCTTGCGAGGGAATTTCGCCGAGGCGCCCGCCGACCAATACCAGCAGATCGGCCGCCTTGGCGCGCGCCACGAGCTTTGGGTTGGGGCCGAGGCCGAGATCGCCGGCATAGAGCGGATGCAGCGGATCGAACAGCGTCGAGCGGCGATAGCTGGTCGCGATCGGCAATCCGGTCGCTTCCGCGAATTCGTGGATCTGACGGCGCGCGGTCTCGCTCCAGCGGCTGCCGCCGAGCACGAACAGCGGATTCTTCGATTCCGCCAACAGCTCGGAAAGTCTCGTCATCTCTTCGTCGCCCGGCGAGGTCTCGACCGGCTCGAACGCCGGCGCA is drawn from Bradyrhizobium lablabi and contains these coding sequences:
- a CDS encoding branched-chain amino acid aminotransferase, with translation MVEMTKPVTFSQTWTFFEGAWHEGNVPIMGPRTHAAWLGSTVFDGARAFEGVAPDLAAHCARVNQSAVNFKLKPVVDTDTWLGLAREGIARFEKNAELYIRPMYWAQNGSGGGVLFDPETTNWCLSLYIAPMPQPVGSAITLSPFRRPTMENAPVDCKAACLYPNNSRALIEAQSRGFNNCLMLDMLGNVAEFGNSNVFMARDGVVYTPAPNGTFLNGITRQRVIDLLRGDGATVVEATLKYSDFERADEIFSSGNFAKVAPVIRIDYRDLQPGPFYRRARKLYWEFAHAA
- a CDS encoding alpha/beta hydrolase yields the protein MPLDPLAKRFLTMMAAASPAERSRPSANDRRQALAKLMQFARADVAEVTGIDGVLPGPAGDLPYRLYAPADNASEYAPGFVFFHGGGMVAGSIATHDRVCAALAQTTGCHLISVDYRLAPEHKFPAAIEDAIAATRWVSAHAASLGIDATRLVVGGDSAGATLAAVVCQESVRNGGPAISAQCLICPVLDFEDISPSREAFAENHLLDRATLEADLADYLPEGAELADPRISPLRATKLTGLPAAIIHTAEFDPMRDEGNAYATKLVAAGVAVEHVCHDGMIHNFHAMGTVLPQARLVLQQIGEQVRRTLRN
- a CDS encoding thiamine pyrophosphate-binding protein, translating into MHKPTPHRTAAAALVEQLVINGVKHVFCVPGESFLPVLDALRDSGIIVTVCRHEGGAAMMAEAIGKVTGRPGVCFVTRGPGATNASAGIHIAQQDSTPMIMFVGQVETSVREREAFQELDYRAVFGSMTKWVVEVDHANRITEFVSRAFYTASSGRPGPVVVALPKDVLSERTSVANAPAFEPVETSPGDEEMTRLSELLAESKNPLFVLGGSRWSETARRQIHEFAEATGLPIATSYRRSTLFDPLHPLYAGDLGLGPNPKLVARAKAADLLVLVGGRLGEIPSQGYSLLSSPSPQTKLVHIHPGAEEIGQVYRPHLAIHASPNRFVAALKHLAIAPKPAWRESADIAHADYRAWTGTATPQPGDVNLGEIMIWLRNHVPTDTILCNGAGNYASWIHRFYRFREFMTHVAPTSASMGYGMPAAIAMQRLHPNRLVLSVNGDGDFLMSGQEFAIAVQYRLPIIVIICDNGMYGTIRMHQEREFPGRVCATELHNPDFDAYARAFGGFGAVVNKTADFPAAFEAARQSGLPSIIHLKIDSDAILPAATLSGIRERALQGA